A window of Nicotiana tabacum cultivar K326 chromosome 24, ASM71507v2, whole genome shotgun sequence contains these coding sequences:
- the LOC107787759 gene encoding uncharacterized protein LOC107787759, producing MKMRGYSFFTATLILVAVSIFLSSIHTDALPRDTFKSILGEGNLESWKNGVLDSAGMAHAPGPADGHVGTLVLAGNRTRRPDFLSGFHKYRGGWDIANKHYWASVGFTGLAGVILALLWLISFGLALIVHYCCGWKFNIRGREWHFSQNICLGALIVLTCAAAIGCVLLSVGQDDFHAEALDTLKYVVNQSDYTVQTLRNVTQYLLLAKTVNVAQIFLPSDVKDDIDHLNGDLDSAADKLEDKTNENSGKIRRVFNAVRSALITIAVVMLLISILGLCLSILGHQHAIHIFIISGWLLVAVTFILYGVFVIINNAISDTCMAMGEWVDNPHAESALSNILPCVDPRTTNQTLFKSKQVTVDLVNIVNGFIDTYANANPSNHANSNYYNQSGPFMPHLCYPYDSQLHDLSCPADQVSMANSSMVWQNFTCNVSAAGICTSVGRLTPDMYGQLVATVNISYALEHYAPPLLNLQNCDFVRDTFRNITVNHCPPLEHHLRVVNAGLAVISVGVMLSLALWIVYANRPQREEVFAKLSSRIKSSCNGKNISCSNCNIDLSSRGTTPKTGV from the exons ATGAAAATGAGGGGCTATTCATTTTTTACTGCTACTCTCATTCTTGTTGCTGTTTCCATTTTTCTTAGCTCAATCCATACTGATGCTTTACCAAGAGATACTTTCAAGTCCATTTTAG GGGAGGGAAATTTGGAATCATGGAAGAATGGAGTATTGGACTCAGCAGGTATGGCACACGCGCCAGGTCCAGCCGATGGGCATGTTGGCACGCTTGTGCTGGCGGGAAACAGGACGAGGAGACCGGACTTTCTTTCTGGTTTCCACAAATACAGAGGTGGATGGGATATTGCCAATAAACACTACTGGGCT TCTGTTGGTTTTACAGGCCTTGCTGGTGTCATACTTGCTTTGCTTTGGTTAATTTCATTTGGTTTAGCTCTCATAGTGCATTATTGCTGCGGATGGAAATTCAATATCAGAGGCAGAGAATGGCATTTTTCCCAGAATATATGCCTGGGCGCGCTTATTGTCTTGACATGTGCTGCAGC GATTGGATGCGTCCTACTTTCTGTCGGACAAGATGATTTTCATGCTGAAGCATTGGACACTTTAAAATATGTCGTAAATCAGTCAGATTACACTGTGCAGACATTGAGAAACGTAACACAATACTTGTTACTCGCGAAAACTGTAAATGTGGCCCAGATTTTCCTCCCTTCAGATGTAAAAGATGATATTGATCACCTAAATGGAGATCTAGATTCTGCAGCAGATAAACTTGAggataaaacaaatgaaaattcagggAAGATACGAAGGGTCTTCAATGCTGT GCGTTCAGCTTTGATCACTATTGCCGTCGTCATGCTCCTCATCTCCATTCTTGGTCTTT GCCTTTCTATCCTTGGCCATCAACACGCAATTCACAT ATTTATCATTAGTGGATGGTTACTGGTGGCAGTTACATTCATTCTCTATGGAGTTTTTGTCATCATAAACAA TGCAATTTCAGACACTTGTATGGCAATGGGAGAGTGGGTAGACAATCCTCATGCTGAAAGTGCCCTTAGCAACATACTTCCATGTGTTGACCCAAGAACGACAAACCAGACGCTGTTCAAGAGCAAACAAGTCACTGTTGATCTCGTAAATATTGTCAACGGATTTATCGACACGTACGCAAATGCCAATCCATCTAATCATGCCAATTCAAATTACTATAATCAGTCAGGACCCTTTATGCCACATCTCTGCTATCCATATGACTCCCAATTGCATGATCTTTCGTGCCCCGCTGATCAAGTGTCTATGGCAAATTCTTCAATG GTATGGCAGAACTTTACTTGCAACGTATCTGCAGCTGGAATATGCACTAGTGTCGGGAGGCTGACTCCTGACATGTACGGACAGTTGGTGGCGACGGTGAACATTAGCTATGCACTTGAACATTACGCTCCGCCATTGCTTAATCTCCAGAACTGTGATTTTGTTCGTGATACGTTTAGGAACATCACGGTCAATCACTGCCCTCCGTTGGAACACCATCTTCGGGTTGTTAATGCAGGATTAGCTGTTATCTCAGTTGGAGTCATGCTAAGTCTCGCTTTGTGGATAGTATATGCAAACCGCCCCCAAAGGGAGGAAGTGTTTGCGAAGCTCTCTTCGCGAATAAAGAGCAGCTGTAACGGCAAGAATATTAGCTGCAGTAATTGTAATATTGATTTGTCATCAAGAGGTACAACTCCAAAAACTGGAGTGTAG